ACCccactctttaaaaaattaattaatgaataaaGCAACAGCTATTTTACACaagaaatcaatataaaatttttGTGGTCTTGACTTTTATTTGAGATCTCTGATGAGATCAGATGATGTGTATGTACCCTTTCATTCAAGGCAACAGACGTCTTCAAActgctttttaatttgatttatCCTTTGAAACAGAAAGTGCATTACATTTTTAACTGGTCTTGCAAAGGGGGTTTTCTCTTTACAAACCGAATTCcttatataaattaataaaggTTAAAGATGCTAATATATCACCATTATTAGCTTAAAAAAACAATATACATAGTCTATAGTATTCTTATGATACAAAACACTTCAAATTCAGTTACAGCAACTAAATGGATTTTTATGTTTCTGACCCAGAGCAACTGTAACAATTCCCACCATCTACTTTAACACGCATTTTTATCAGAAAGGAGTTAAATTAAATACAAGCTATTGTAGCCCCTCCCTCCCCAATACTCTCTTCAAATCACTAATAAATAGCAACAAACGACTGTGCAATTTCAGAGAGGAACGGAGAAGCAGGTCTGAGGTCTTCCCTGGTTCCACGTCTTCTACTTCAAGTCCTGGAAGCGGGAGCCAGGCGCGGAGCCAGGAGGTGTTCAGGGAAGAGCGAGAAGGGATGAAGGGAAACAAATCCAAACAGGGGAGAGGAGTGAGAGGAGGGGAGGGCGAGAACATTCTCTTTTACGCTTCTCAAATTAAGTTCAAAATCAAAGGGGAACGTGTGGTTTGACAGCTCTTAAAAGGCGAAGGGTAAAAGGAAGGAGTCCATCTTTTTATACCAAATTCaaaaagcattttacattttaaatattcacaATAAAGTAACTTCTAGTCAGTGTGACTCACGATTTATTTACAAAGAGCCTTCAACAGGTTACTTTAGTTGGCACAGCAGTTTGCTGGGAGAGAAACTCCGAGGTCCCCTGCGCGGCGGTGTCGACGCTCCCGGGACCCCGTCCGCGCGCCCCCCCCGCGGGCCGCGGGGGCACCGGCCCGGGCGCGGGCGGGGGCGCCGGGGCCTCTCGCGGCGGGGCCGGGAGCGGGTGGGGGCGGGTCTGGGGGAAGAGCCGAGCTGGGAGGCTGGTGGCCCAGCTGCGACATTCAGCGGCGGTATCGCTGCGGCGCACTTCGCGGTCATCTCAGCCTTCTGCCCAACTCCCGAGTCTCTGTCCGCCGCCCCCCTCAACTTCTGGGTTAAAAAAATAGATATGTACATCTCAGAAACTAGCAAAGGGGCCCCGCAGGCGGGGCCGGGGAGGCGGGACGCGCGCGGGACCCGGGCGGAGGCCGGAGGCCGGCAGGCGGCGGGCGCTCAGGACGAGCTCTCGTTCTCGGACGCGTGCAGCAggaggccgccgccgccgccgcccgacTTGTGCTTTTTCAGCAGCTGCGTGATTTTCTCGTCGTCCGAGTTGGGGTCCAGGGGCTTGTTGTAATCGTCGTCCTCCTCTTCGTTCTCCGAGGCCCCCTTGAGCCGCTCGGTCTCCGAGTCCTGCTTCTTCTTGGCCGTGGCCATCTCGGCCGCGTGCTTCTTCCTCCACTTGGTCCGGCGGTTCTGGAACCAGACCTGTGGGCCGAGAAAGGGGAGCAGAGCGGAGAGAAAGGCGCGAGGAAGTGAAGGCAATGCCACCTCTCCCGAATCCCGACGTCGCGCCTGAGGGCCCCCAACGGCTTGCCGCCCTCCCTCGCCGGGCTGTCACAGTCAGTCTCCATCCTCCGAGGATCAGGCGCCAGCAAACTGACTGCCGTTGCCATAGTGATAGTAACACAAGAGTATTGAGGTTTCAGTGAGGATTTCTCAGAAGAGAAAAAACTTGGAAACTTAAAATAAGTGTCCCTAAAAATGAGTCCGCTTTCCTACTTACTTGTTTGAAGTAGAAAACTTTTCCCCTAAATAAAGTTGCCGCATAATGAACTGTGACTTTATTCCTTATTTACTTTCTTAGATTAAGGTATTTCAAACAACCCGAAGTGCATTTGCTTTTTAGTGTGACTTGAGGGAGAAGGCATAGCATTTACTCCAGTTACCTTTGTTCTCCTTTTCACTTTTGGCTATTTGTCTATTTCACTTATCTCAGATCTGAATACACGCAAAAGTGGTACGTAATCGCTCCCCTCTCTACTTAGACTTGCAATGTATGgtgtaaagttttttttaatctgctaaaacaaacctcaaatcactaataataacaaatacatgaaaatatttcataGCTTCGTGAAAACCACAGTGCTTAATGTCTTCCATTGAATCAAAATCAAAGCTAGAATTTCATCaggttttaaaaagtgaaattttgCCAATTACATTATTTCCCACTATCAGCACACTTAcactttcaaatattattttagcATCGTTCCCCCTCAAGACATTCATTTTACATACAAATATTTTAAGCCTATTCATGGTGTTAGACACTGATAAACAAATTTTATCCTAAAGCAACAGCAATAAGCAACCAATTTCCTAAACGTATTgaattattctttatatttttttctcatccgTTTTCTCATCCGTTATGTATTTTATCTAGAGAATCATAATTGTTAAGAACgcgatctttattttctttatacagCTGTAATAATTCACTTCTGGCCATACAGACATATTTATGGTAACAAATGAAGACCTCCAGATTACTGTGATAGTCTGTTCCAACCACTGCAAAAATCATTTTAACTGTGACGGTATTCTAATGCTCACATACAAAATCACTCCTGAAATGCATTTTATGATGCTTGTCCAGGGTGGAAATGTACTCTAACCAACACACATGGCTAACGTTATTCCTATTAAAGAGCAACAATATAATTAATGAAAACAGACATATACCACCACCCCACAAAAAAACCAAATACAATAAGAAGAGGAACAAAAGAGAATACTGGAAATATAGGAAACCACTAGATTTAATTTTATCTCGCTGACTCAATCCCTTTGTTTCTGAGggaaatatttctcaaattttatTCCCTGGAAATATACTGTACAACTCAATTACAAGCTAAGTaatgttttaattataaattgttatcacaaacaataaaatatattacatctGCTGGTAAGCTTATTTTAAACAGGATTCAGTGTCATAATACAGTCAAGTCAGTTCATTTGGAAAATGACTATTCAGTGTTTGCCTTCAGCTTAAGCTAAAAGCAGATTCATCCGTAGTAAGTGGTTAGATTCTGtcgatttttttttaacctgcagGTTAATATAGCAGTACTATAATGCTGATCTATGTAAGTAAAAGATATAACTAGTGGAGCCTGAATTGGCAAACGAAAGCTTGAATATCTTTACTAACAGAATAAGGTGAAGCTATCTAACTGGCCTGATCTATTCTCATATGATATTTCGGTAATGCTTTTATTCTCTAATAATGGTGAGTTTCCCCAGCACATGCTGCTATCTAGATAAACCTAATTTCAAAGGCGGGGGCTTGATACCTTTTGTTCATGATCAGTTTGCCCGCCCGCAAGTCCCCAGAGCTTTTgaaaccctcacccccaccccttcgCTGATCTCATCTTCTCCCCAGACTCCTTAGATCCGCACCCCCGGGCGGCGGTTTGGGGACTGGTGGAAGTTGTGTATGTGtggtgtatgagtgcgtgtgcgcgcgcacgCGGCCGAAGAGACTATCCCTCGAGATTTGCAAAGTCCACTCACCTTGACCTGACTCTCCGTCATCCCCAGCGAATAGGCCAGGCGAGCCCTCTCGGGCCCCGCCAAGTATTTTGTCTGTTCGAAAGTCTTCTCCAAGGCGAATATCTGCTGGCCCGAGAACGTGGGTCTGGTGTGTTTTCTCTTTCCGTCTTTGTCCAACAAAATGGATCCTTGATCTGTGAAAACATATaaacaagggaaggaaaaaagcagtCTGTTACAAGTggctccactgaaaagaagccaaTTTGAAAACCAGTCTTCGGGTGGGAAAGAAAAGCTTATTCTGCGGCAGGCACCAGAAGTGTCGTGGTACTTCCAGATCCGCCGCGCGTCTCCATTTGCCTTTTTTATGCGcacctgttatttttaaaaatcgaaTGTGTTTGAAGCAGCAGTAAATAACCTTCTGCCCAACCCCGACATCAAACAGCGAGGCGAGAGCACCGCTAAAGTTTGCAGGAGCTGAATCGCCAAGCTTCATAAAATTGAGGAGTGCGGGGGGGAAAGGCCCCTCTCACCTCCTAGTCCAGGTGCTTGCTTGGCCCCGAGCCTTGCATGAGTATGACTAGTTTTTTTCCTTGAACGCTTTCCTAACCTGTATCCACTCAACAAAGGGGCCTTGTTTTTTGCACACAGCAATGCTAAATCGCCCCCAAGTCTAACTCCTCTGTTGCCGAGGGGGAGGGGATGACGCCTTTGTTGGAGGTCCCTACAAGTCGTTCAAAACGAACACAATAGCATCTCCCCGACACCCTCAGCCGCCGGGCGCGCTCTGTCCCAAGGCTTCCCAAGGGAACTTCCACTTGGCTCCTGAAACCTCCCTCAGTTACTGCCGCTCAGCCGTACGAAAGAGGTCCCGACACTTAGAGGAAACTTCTGGGTCTTGGTCAAAAGCAACGAACAGATCAAGAAAAGGACCTGGGGCTGGGCCCCTAACGCCACCTAGAAAGCTGGAAGCCTCCGCGACGCGGGGCCAACTACCCAGAAAATAAGCGTGATCCCCGGGCAGCTCAGTTATTTTAAGCAAGGTCTTTAAGGAATGTTGCATTTTCCCTGGTCCTGTCCCATCACCTCGTTCTTCCTCGGGTTCTTTCTCATGTTACGACCTTGAGGGCTACGATGCTCCTCAAAACTCCCGGGACCAAGACGTTGTCCCTCAGGGTCGCGAGGCAGGTGGGAAACCGAGGGCGCGGCTGTGCGGACGTGCACGAGGCAACGGCGCTGCGGGCCtgacttgggggtgggggtgtctcaCCCTGGCCAAGTGTACTTGGGGTAGGGGTGAAGGGCGGCGAAGGGAAGAGATGAGGTGGGACACTCAGGGCCGAGAAATACATGCAGATACACGCGCTCTGCGCAGGGCCGTGAAGGCTTGCTACTAGCAATCCCCATCGCTTCGCTGAGAGCCCAGTTAGGCTGGCGAAGGTGTGATGCGGCCCTGGCCAGCAGGCAGGAGTCGGGAAAGCGGGGGTGAAGGCAGGGACATAGTGCGCTCTTCTGCACTTCCCACCTCTCTAACCCAGGCTGGGCCTGAGGTTCCAGCTGGGCCGTTGCAGGAGCAGCCAGAACCTAGGATTGTACAAACCCCGCCTGGTGTAATGTTCCACGGGGACGCATGCACACCCGCTCTTAGAGGCTTTCCAAAGGCTTGGGGAGAGGCGAGCGCTTGAATGCAAGCACGCGAGCTCAGGAAAGCAAGAATGCCTCTCTGAATGACCTACTCGACCTAAATCGTGCGATTCCGGCGCTGCCAAACTACTGGGGAGGCAAGAGGGTGGGACGATCCGCGTGCGTACCAAAGACCAGGACCTGAGAACGGGCAGAACACGCACAACTGGGCGCGGGAAACTACTCACGAGGGGTGCAGGCCAGGCGCGCGTCCCTCCAGGGCGGGCTCTGCATCACTCCGGGCCAGAAGATGGGCGTCCGGCCGGGCAGCTCGGCTAGCGGCTTGGGGTACCGACCCACTGCGGCCACGGCCGCGGCACTGGGGCTGAAGTAGAGggcaggcggcggcggcggcgggctcAGGCTACTGAACCGGGGCAGGCCGGCCAGCAGTCCGGCTGGGGATGAGGCGGCCGCCGCCGCAGCAGCAGCCGCTGCAGCGGCTGCCGAGGCGGAGGAAGCAGAGGTGgacgaggaagaggaagaagaggaaccgGACGGCGAGGCGGAGGGCAGCGCGGCTCCCGAGGCTACGGGCATGGAAGGCCGGCTCAGGATGTCGTTGATGCCGTGTGGGGTGGCGGCCGAGAGCTGCTGGGGGGGGCTGCCTAGGGACGAGAGTCCCCCCGCGGCCTGGGGCTTCAGGCTGCCTGGGTTGTGGGCGCCCAAAGGCGGGGAGGGCGAAgacgaggaggaagaggaggacgaggaggaggcGGGTCCGGCAGGCAGCGGGGGGTACGCGGCGGGGTACAGCGGGGTCTTCATCTCGGCCATGCTGTGCAGGGCGGCCAGGGGCGGGCTGCTGAGCAGGAACGCGCTCGGCCGGGTGCCCTCCATCGCCCCTACCGCTAACATCCCACGGCTAGGCCGGAGCCCACAGCCACGCAGCGAGGGCGCGGGCCGGTGCCAGTGGCGGGGCTCAGGAGTGCGAGAGGCGCGGAGCGCGCGAGCGAGGAGGCGACCTGCCCGCTAGGCCGAGAACGCCGCCGCCGGGAGTTGCTCTCGGCGCTACGCAGCAGAAATGTCCAAACACGCCACTCGAGAGTGGGTGGCTCGCCGAGACCAGCAGGCGCCCGGGTGGGTCTGGCTGTCCTTTCGCTCCTAAGAGTGCGGGATTCGATCTCGATCTCTTCCTCACCTTTCCTCGCCGCTCAAAGTGCACTACTTCTCATCTTCTCCCCCGggaaataagcaaaacaaaactcagGCAGGCCCCAGAGAGTTTGTAACAAAGTTAAGAGTTAAGAATCACCGAATCTCCACTTTGATGTCGGAGGGTTGGGGGCTGGCTCGCTTTCTTTGGGGAGGTTCAAAGGACGCCAGGTTCCGCCCTAAGCGCTCCTGCAATCTTACTGGGATGCCCTGCTCTTTCGGCCGCTAGGCTGATCCGCTTTTGGCGTTCGCGGAGCGTGGGGAGGGAGAGCATCCAGCCTCCGGGAGGATCTCGCCTCCGGGCGGGCTTCCTCCGCCGGCGCTGCCGCAGGCTGTTGCGCCAGAAAGGGCAGTACCACCAGTCCCGGCGGTTCCCGGATTCGTTGAGCCGACCCGCCTTCCCCTCTGGGCCACGGGGCACTAGCGTTGCAATATTGAAAaggaaaagggggagaaaaaaaaaacccacagaaaaacaaaagactAAGTGTGAGAAGTCTGACGGCTTCGGTTTCGGCTCCTATCGTCTGTCCACTTCGGCAAACGAGCCTGagacccccgccccaccccccagcacCCTCTCTTCCTCTCACTCTCTGCCTTTGCCGCTCCTGTCTCGCATTTTCTTCGCGGCTTTACAGGCTTCTCTTCTAAGTCCTGTCCTCTGGCCGAGCTGACCCTCTCCGCTGctcctccacccctctctctgtcctctcctctctccctctgggcCTGACAGTTCAGATGAAGCTCTCAAAGGTAATAAAACATTTGCATCACTCCCTACCCCTCTTTAGCTGGGGAAcgaaggggaggaggaagagggggtcCAAAACGAGAACTTTGAGGGACGTCACTTCAAGGCGGCCGGGAGAGGCGGGGCCGAGGAGCCGGGAGCCGGCCGGGGCGTAACCACCGTCTCCAATAGCGCGCAGCCTTGGCCCTCACGACGCCTTTGGGGGCGCCCACTCGAGAGCGCCGCGCCCTCTGATTGGCTGAGGCGAGAGAGCCGTAGGACCGCCCCCGCCTGGTCTCCGCCCTCTCCCACCTCCATCTCGCCTGTGGGTGGGGCCAGCGGGTGGGGCCTGGCGAGTGGTACTGCTCCCGCCTGGGCCAAAAGACGCCTCAATTAATTGTGTTAAATGAAAtgggaaaggggaggggagagcagagaCGAAGAggttattactttttaaagagaATAATGAAAACCCAGCCCTTTTATGGAAAAGCAGTTCATATTCTTCCCTCGCCTCCCCCTCGACCGCTCCTACCCCTAGTTCCTCCCTGAGCCCACGACGCCGCACCTCGAACAGAGTCCGGTCCCTTGTAAAACGGAGCTAATAGAGCAGGCAGCCGGCGCAGCCCTGGCCTAGCCCCCTCTTTTGAAGGGATTAATTAAAGGCCATCTGGGCCCTCACAGAATTGTGTAAATTAATTTGTTGCTCCTTAAGCCTATAGATGTCCTTAATCCCCTTGTAGGCCAAGAATGGTCCTCTTCCATCTTTGCCAACTTCCcactttctttctctgttctttcttcgTCACTTTTCTTTTCATTCCCGGGTCCCCCCTCGGTATCATTTACAGTTTTATTCAATTCTCAGGGAACGGAATCATCTTAATAGGAATATCTATTTCTTGTATGATGTTTAGACCTGAAGCAGtgaggtttttggtttttgtttttacttttctctcCTTTGATTATTGTTACTTGTTTTAGTTTAAAAGGGGGGAGGGGTTGAATCACCAAAattgaggtggagtctttagataCAGAAGTATCTGGGTACCACCATCACCCGTctaccctctcccctctcccctctcccttcctctgcccccCGCCCTGACTGTAAGTTTTTGAAAACAGTCTACAAACTCTGGCCCCTGCCCTCAATTCCTGGGTTGTTCAAGAGATGGAGATATCCTGACTTCTGGGATGCAGTGGTGCGAAGTCTAGGATTGAAGAGTTGGATGTTGgtttccattattttttctcAATCTCCTCCACCCTTGGCGGTCTTTAATTTTCGGGTAGGATTGAACTGTGTACTTGAGGAAAAAGACCCTTACACAATTTTGAGATATCAAGCTGTTAAAATAGCACACCTTTGAGGGGGGTCACTAAATCAATTTAGATGAGATCATTAAGTCCAAAGTTAAttagcagaaaataaaaataaatacctcaAGAATAAAGCTTTAGCGGCACCACCCATGGATCGAGTTAGGTCCAAACACCGAAAGTAGAAAGGTCTTATTCTACTTTGATAACTCTCCTTTCCAATGCACTGATCTCTTTCAGGGCTGTAGATCTTGAGCTTaagggtttttgttgttgttgttgtttgtttatcTCTTGCCACTTTATTATTCGCTTCCAAGATAAAAGTAATGCTCTTATTTGgtccccttttttcccctccacACTTACTCATTGACTTGGAGACTAGGCGAAATCTATCACTTCATAGACTTTAGAATCTCACCTGGGGAAAGTGAATTCCTTCCCCACCCGAATCAGGAAAGAAGAGAACTGATGTGGAGACCATCTGAGTCTCCCCGCCGGGATGCTGGGCTGGGCTGTGGATGTGAACCCCAGCTCCCTGCGCCTTCCGCGGGCAACTGCGGCAAGAGGGTGCCGCGCAGCCCAGCTCTGGCCGAGCGCGGATGCCCCTCTGCCTCTCCCTTTGTTAAAAATGAAAGGTTTTTTTGCTTCCGAAGATACAACCCTTCGGTGGCACACAGATCGCCTGGATCCCGCTCCTGGGCCACCAGTGATCTACTCAAAATCCCCAGAACACCGCATTCTCAAGGATCAGGTAGGAATAGAGAAGGAAGAAGGCCAGCGATCCCCAAAGATTCCAATTTCAAAAGCCACCCCGCTTTGTTTCATGTAGATATTATGACCT
This sequence is a window from Manis pentadactyla isolate mManPen7 chromosome 5, mManPen7.hap1, whole genome shotgun sequence. Protein-coding genes within it:
- the NKX6-1 gene encoding homeobox protein Nkx-6.1, coding for MLAVGAMEGTRPSAFLLSSPPLAALHSMAEMKTPLYPAAYPPLPAGPASSSSSSSSSSSPSPPLGAHNPGSLKPQAAGGLSSLGSPPQQLSAATPHGINDILSRPSMPVASGAALPSASPSGSSSSSSSSTSASSASAAAAAAAAAAAAASSPAGLLAGLPRFSSLSPPPPPPALYFSPSAAAVAAVGRYPKPLAELPGRTPIFWPGVMQSPPWRDARLACTPHQGSILLDKDGKRKHTRPTFSGQQIFALEKTFEQTKYLAGPERARLAYSLGMTESQVKVWFQNRRTKWRKKHAAEMATAKKKQDSETERLKGASENEEEDDDYNKPLDPNSDDEKITQLLKKHKSGGGGGGLLLHASENESSS